One Halopelagius longus genomic window, TCGTGAGCGCGCCGTTACCGTCCGGCCCACCGTCGACCAGCGTGGCCTTGATGGAGATCTGCGCAATCGTAGTGAGCATCTGCGCGCGGAACTTCGCCGCCATGTTCTCCGGGAGGAGTCCGAAGTGGTTCTGGAAGTTCTTCGCCCACGTGACGCCCTTCAGGTGGGTCCAAGCGACCGACGACGGGCTGACGACGTGCGACATCTCCTCGCGGTTCCACGCCATGGTGTTCGCGTGAATGCGCTGTACGGTAGGCGCCTCGCCGTGACCGTCTCCGTGTTGGTGTTTCCTGGAGTCAACGGTGAACGGCGCCACCGGCTTCTGAGTGAAGTGCGGGTCACCCTCGGTGAACGGTGCCATGTTCAAATTCGGATTCTTGATCGGCGGTTTATCGACCTCCGAGTGCTTCAGTATGGCCCGAAGCCGTTTTTTGAACATCTTCTTCTGTTGTTCGTTGTGCGGGAACAACACGCCCACACCGCTCACCGCGATCGTCGTGTTCATGTTGTACAACGAGTACCAGTACGAATCCAGCGTTGCATCCTGCCACTCGTACGCGACATCCGGGGTCTCGGACTCCGCGCTCGTGAGACCGCTCATTCCCGCGACACCGCCCGCTGCTGCGGCGATCTTGAGGAAACTACGCCGCGATGCTCCGTCGACTGTACGTTCGGTCCTTGAGTTATCGTCTCGTTTCATATGCTGTAACCGTCCGTCTCGGTTGTGGTCGTGGACTCGTTCTCCGCTTCGGACATCGCGGTTTCCGTTTCGGTTTGCGTCTCTGTCTCCGTCCCGGTATCTTCCGTCTCTTCCTCTGTCACACCGACTATCTTGTACACTTTGCCCGTGTTCCCCGTCACGGCCGCCTTCTCCGTGGTAAGGACGTACAGATTACCCTCGTGATCGCGTCCGAACGACATGACGAATTCGCCGAGTTCGCCGTTTTCACGGCCCGCGATTTGGAGTTCCTCGATCGACCACATCTCATCGTCGTTCTCGGGCTCCGTCGCGGCGAACACGTCGCCAGCCGGCTCGGAGAACCCGCGGTTGCTCCAATTTCCGAAGACGTACTTTCCATCGAGCGGTGCCGTCGAGTCACCGACCTCCGTGGTCCCACCGGGGAGCGTTCCGTAGACGTAGCCGCCGATGACCGAGTTGCCGTCGATAACCGCCGTCGTCGTCTTGCGGTGACGGTACTCGATGATCGGGTTGAGCAGCGGTTCGCCTCCGCGGACGTCCTCGGGCGTCGAACTCGGACACTCGTCGGCCGGTTCGACCGGGTGCCCCGTACTAAAGCAGTGAGTTCCCTCTTTGACGTTCCAGCCGTAGTTCCCACCCTTCTCGACGATGTCAACCTCCTCGAAGAGATTCTGTCCGAGGTCGCCGACGAACAGGTCACCGTCGTTGAACGTCATCCGCCACGGGTTGCGCAGCCCCCACGCGTAGTATTCGTCACGACCCTCTTGGTCGATTAGGGGGTTGTCGTCGGGGATTGCGTACGCTCTGTCACCGTCCTCGTTGTCCACGTCGATGCGGTGAATGCCGCCGAGCAAGTTCTGGACGACGTCCTGACCGTTTCCGCCTTCGTTCTCGTCGTACCAATCGGAGACGTGTCCGAGGCCGGTGTCCCCCGCGCCGCCGCCGTCGCCCATCGGAACGTAGAGGTAACCGTCGTCCGGCCCGAAGCCGATTTGGCCGGCGTTGTGGTTGAGTTGCGGCGACGGGAACGTCATGATGATGCGCTCCGAGTCGGGATCCCCTCGAGAGAGGTCCTCCGTCGCGCGGAACTCCGAAAGCACCTCCGTGTGGTCGTACTCGTGAGGGGTCCCCTCGAGGACCGGCGCGCTGTACCGAACGAAGAACCGCCGGTTCTGTTCGAAATCGGGGTGGAACGCCAACCCGAGAAGCCCGCGTTCGTCGTAACCGCCTAACTCCGGCGCACCGAGGTCCTCGGCGAAGAGTTTGTCGTCCACCGTGAGGAACGGTTCGTCGCGCAGGCCGTCCTCGTCGAGCACGTAAATCTGACCCGTCTGATCGAGAACGAACAGTCGGTCGTCCTCTTCGGGAGCGTATTCGAGCCCCAACGGGTGAGTGAGTCCGCCGGCGACCTGTTCGAGTTCGATCGTCGCGCCGGTCGGAATTTTGCGCTCGTCCTCACCAGCATCTGCCTCCGTCTCGCCGTTCCCCCCGACGTTATCGAACTGGCCGCGCATCGACCGGGGGTGAATCTCGCAGTAGTACTCTCCCATGTTCTCCGTCGCCTCGAACTGGACGGTCTGAACGGCACCCTGCTCCGGTTCCAGTTTGGTGCGGAGAACCTGGTATCCTTCGTCGTCCACGATGACGAGGTTGTGCGTCTTACCGTCGACGTTCACCCACGTGATGGTGTACGTCTCTCCGGCTTTCACCTCCAGCGTCGGATTGGTCACCCCCTCTATCGACGGGGGGGCTGCACCGATCCACCCCTCGACTTGGCCGTGGAGTTCAAACTGGTGGTTCTCTGCGGCGGCAACGTCTCCGAGACTGGCGAGACCACCGGCCACTACGGTCGATTTGAGAAACGTGCGGCGCGACGGATTCTCTAGCGGTAGTCGGTGGTCGGAACTTTCATCTGTCGTATTATCTTTCATGTTTTGGATTTCTCTTAATCAGCCGTAATCTTTTCTACGGCACGTATTGACCGGATACCCTCCGACCTATCTATCATCCATAACTATCATGACAATTCAACACAGGGCTATTCAATAAATGCAACGAGGATGTGCGACTGAGTCGCACAGAGCAGACAGGAGTTCAACTATACACACCGATGGAGGAACTCCTCGGTCGGGACTAGCCGGTTCGTCGACGCCGCTAACCGTCGAGTAGAGCGCAGAGAGCTATCCCTGCCTCCTATCCAATCGCGGCTACTGCCCCAGAAGGATTAGTGAACATACTCGGTCGTCGGGGAGAAGCGGCGGCGTTTTAACGTCCTTCCGACATCGTCCGGTAACTCGAAATATCGTACGCCGATCGATCGTCGATTCGGCATACGATCCTTCGTATTTACTACCCTCCCGATCTCCGTCGGTTAGTTGTCAGCGGTTGTCTCGGTTCCCGACTCCGTCTCGCTGCTGTGACCCTCGTCGTCGGTCATCGTCGTTTCCTGACTCGTCTCCTCCTGGTCGGGCGGCACGATTTTGAGGACCTTCCCCGTTTCGCCCTTCGGAAGCAGTTTATCGTTGACTAGCACGTACAGTTCGCCGTCGTGGTCACGACCGAACTGACGAACGTAGTAGTCGGGCATTCCGTCCTCGTTCTCGACTACGTTCATCTGTGCCATATCCCACAGTTCGTCGCGTGGGACCTCGTTCTTCTTGTTCTCTTTGTCGATTAGTGCGTCGCTTGGCATCTCGTCCTTACTGATCTCATCCTCCGACGGATTGATGAACTCGGACGGGACGTCCGGGTCGTCCGGGAAGTCAGGTTCTAAGTCCTCCAGCGTAACCTCTCCCTGTTGGCCGTCGGGTGGGGAAGCCGTGAGCAACCGCCCCTTCGACTGCTTCGGGTTCTTGAAGAACGCTCCATAGACGTACTTGTCTTGGAGTTCGGGGATAGCGTCGCCTTCGTAGCGGTGTCCCCCGATGACGACTTCGCCGACTTTTTCGCCTTTGTACTCGTGCGGGAACTCCACGATGGGATCGATCAGGGGTTCGACGCCGTCGCCGGTTTTCGAGGGTGCGTAATCCGGACACTTCTTCGGCGGTTTGTCGTGATTCTCCGCGTCGAAGCAGTGGGTCCCCTCTTTGATGTTCCAGCCGTAATTGCCACCCTTCAGGACGATGTTCACCTCCTCGAACAACGCCTCGCCGGCGTCCGCTTGGAACAGGTTCCCGTGCGAGTCGAACGAGATACCGAATGGGTTGCGAAAGCCCCACGCGTAGATTTCGTCGAGTCCGTCGGTGCCCACGAGCGGGTTGTCGTCCGGGATACCGTAGGGCTTGTCACCCTCCGTATCGTCCACGTCGAGACGGAGGATACTCCCGTAGATATTCTCGCTTACGTCTTGGCCGTTTCCGCCGCCGTTGAGGCCGAACCAGTCGTCGACGTGGCCGTAGAAGGTGTCGTTTTTGCCGCCGCCGTCGCCGATCGGGAAGTAGAGATAGTCGTCGGGACCGAACGCCATCGGCCCGGCGTTGTGGTTCATCTGCGGATGCGGCGTGTGGAGCAGCAGCCGTTCGCTCTCCGGGTCGGCACTATCCGTGTCCTCGTTCGCCTCGTACTCGGCAAGGACGGTGTAGTGGTCCCACCTATCGGGGAGTTCCTCGTCCGGCATGCCGCTGTAGTGCAGATAGAACTTCCTGTTCTCCTGGAAGTCGGGATGGAATTC contains:
- a CDS encoding PQQ-dependent sugar dehydrogenase yields the protein MKDNTTDESSDHRLPLENPSRRTFLKSTVVAGGLASLGDVAAAENHQFELHGQVEGWIGAAPPSIEGVTNPTLEVKAGETYTITWVNVDGKTHNLVIVDDEGYQVLRTKLEPEQGAVQTVQFEATENMGEYYCEIHPRSMRGQFDNVGGNGETEADAGEDERKIPTGATIELEQVAGGLTHPLGLEYAPEEDDRLFVLDQTGQIYVLDEDGLRDEPFLTVDDKLFAEDLGAPELGGYDERGLLGLAFHPDFEQNRRFFVRYSAPVLEGTPHEYDHTEVLSEFRATEDLSRGDPDSERIIMTFPSPQLNHNAGQIGFGPDDGYLYVPMGDGGGAGDTGLGHVSDWYDENEGGNGQDVVQNLLGGIHRIDVDNEDGDRAYAIPDDNPLIDQEGRDEYYAWGLRNPWRMTFNDGDLFVGDLGQNLFEEVDIVEKGGNYGWNVKEGTHCFSTGHPVEPADECPSSTPEDVRGGEPLLNPIIEYRHRKTTTAVIDGNSVIGGYVYGTLPGGTTEVGDSTAPLDGKYVFGNWSNRGFSEPAGDVFAATEPENDDEMWSIEELQIAGRENGELGEFVMSFGRDHEGNLYVLTTEKAAVTGNTGKVYKIVGVTEEETEDTGTETETQTETETAMSEAENESTTTTETDGYSI
- a CDS encoding PQQ-dependent sugar dehydrogenase, which codes for MTDEPTTQSEKDVETEKNEQSEDGTDGLGGNPSRRRLLQATGAIGASAALPISVVAATESSSGDDDAAAGFFEKGVDVSLEEVAGGLTAPTSFAVAEEDRDRWFVTDQTGQAYYCEDGELHEFISVKDRIVELGNMYGQFPPEKPGLQYDERGLLGIEFHPDFQENRKFYLHYSGMPDEELPDRWDHYTVLAEYEANEDTDSADPESERLLLHTPHPQMNHNAGPMAFGPDDYLYFPIGDGGGKNDTFYGHVDDWFGLNGGGNGQDVSENIYGSILRLDVDDTEGDKPYGIPDDNPLVGTDGLDEIYAWGFRNPFGISFDSHGNLFQADAGEALFEEVNIVLKGGNYGWNIKEGTHCFDAENHDKPPKKCPDYAPSKTGDGVEPLIDPIVEFPHEYKGEKVGEVVIGGHRYEGDAIPELQDKYVYGAFFKNPKQSKGRLLTASPPDGQQGEVTLEDLEPDFPDDPDVPSEFINPSEDEISKDEMPSDALIDKENKKNEVPRDELWDMAQMNVVENEDGMPDYYVRQFGRDHDGELYVLVNDKLLPKGETGKVLKIVPPDQEETSQETTMTDDEGHSSETESGTETTADN